The window GCCTCGAGAACATTGGACATTACTCCATAGACCCCAACCAAGTTATCGGAAGGAACATCGAGAACATGATAGGCGTCGTCCAGATACCGATGGGCGTTGCCGGACCGCTCAAAATTAACGGTGAATACGCCAAGGGGGAGTTCTACATTCCGCTCGCGACGACGGAGGGTGCATTAGTAGCTTCAGTCAACCGCGGTTGTTCTGCATTGACGGCAGCCGGCGGGGTCAAGACAACAATTATAAGTGATAAAATGACCCGTGCGCCGCTCCTAAAGTGTCCGGACGCAAGAAAGGCAAGAGAAGTTGCGGAGTGGGTCAAGGCAAACATTGGCTACCTCCAGGAGAAGGCTGTCTCTAAAGTTACGCGGCATGGAAAGCTCCGCGACGTTAAGCCCTTTATCGTCGGCAATAACCTCTATCTGAGGTTTGAGTTTGAGACCGGCGACGCCATGGGTATGAACATGGTCACCATTTCGAGCGAGGAGATAATGAAGGTCATCGAAGAGGAGTTTTCGGACGTTAAGTACCTTGCCCTCTCAGGAAACCTCTGTGTTGACAAAAAGCCCAACGCAATGAACTTCATCAACGGGCGCGGAAAGACGGTCATAGCCGAGGCGATAATCCCACGCGAGATCGTCGAGAAAAAGCTGAAGACCACTCCGGAGCTCATAGCAGAGGTCAACTACCGCAAGAACCTTGTGGGTTCAGCCCAGGCTGGCTCCTACGGCTTCAACGCCCACTTCGCCAACATTGTGGGCGCGATATTCCTTGCAACGGGCCAGGACGAGGCACAGATTACGGAAGGGGCCCACGGCATAACTCTTGCGGAGGTTACCCCAGAAGGAGACCTCTACATCAGCATAACAATGCCAAGCCTCGAGATAGGAACCGTCGGTGGTGGAACTAGGGTCCCGACCCAGAGGGAAGCCCTGAGCATCATGGGAGTTGCCGGTGGTGGTGATCCACCTGGAACGAACGCCAAGAAGTTCGCGGAGATAATCGCTGGTGCAGTCTTGGCTGGAGAGCTTTCACTGCTGGCTGCAATAGCGGCGAAGCACCTCGCCAAGGCTCACAAGGAGCTTGGGCGTTGAGCTTCTTTCCTCTTTTACCCAACGCTTAAAAATCCTAGAAGAGACGTATTTGGGGATGATGACCATTTCCCTCACTCTGAAGAGTGATGAGGAGCCGATGCTCTGACCCGGATATCCCTGTACTTATTGTAATCTAAACTGGTGAGAAAGCCCAAATTTATCCTTAGCCCCTCTATTATATTCCTGGATAACATAAAGCAAAAGAAAAATTAATTAGGATGTTTCCCAAAAAATGTTGGGATGTCTATGATGGTTACAGTTGAAATAGATGGGGACGCCTGCAGTGTTGTATCAATGAGCAGTCACTCAAAGTTGTTTGAGTTTTTATTTGAGAACATGCCAATACAGTCCCTTCATTACAGGACCTTTCTCGCAGATAAAGGTGTGTACATTGTAGAAACCCACGGGACGAAACTTTTAAGACTGGAATGTCCTGAGGGAAAGAAAGCCCTTCTGCATGAGCTTCATCATAGTGAAATTACTCCCCAGGTATTTCTCGAGACGTATCTGAGGGCTCTCTTCAACGTGCTTGACTTAGCCAAGATCAAAGAGAAGGTCGTTCTTCAGTATTATGTCGTCGATAAGTTCGTGCAACCAGTAAAAATTGAGATCAAGGATCATCCCGCTGGGTTTAGGAAGGGCTCCTTTACACTAATCGACGAGTTAATTGCTCAAAACTACGGAAAAGTTGGGCTAGGAAACGTTCGAAAGCTGACAAAGATACGATATGACCCATTGGACATCTTTGGTGGGAAAACCATTGGAAACACGATCCTGATTTTCAATAAGCGTGACTTACGTGAGCTGGCGTTCTTGTATTTCGACGACTATAAGACTGCAAAGACGCTGTTTACCCACACAACTGATTTTTATCTGAACAGTGTGTTTTTTGGTCATCTCAAATTCAAAATACGCAAATTCCTTGGCATTTGATGAATTCAAAGAATAAAATGGAACTTAAAAGGAAACTTCAAGGTGCGGATCCTTGGACTTCCTTCAGCTTTTTCTTTACGAGCTGGCTCACGAGCTTTCCGTCGGCCCTTCCGCGGAGCTTCGCCATAGCGCGGCCCATTATCATACCCATCGCTCCCATGCCCTTGGCCTTTATGACTTCGATGTTCTGCTGGATGACTTCGTCTATGATGCGCTCAACTTCCTCCTCGCTGAGCAGCGTCAGGCCCTTTTCTTCAGCAACCTGCTGGGCCGTCTTCTCTGGGTGAAGCGCGAGTTCCTTGAATATCTCTTCGAAGGCCTCCTTGGCTATCTTGCCGTTGAGATAGAGCTCAAAAGCATCCCTGATGTGCTCGTCGGTGATGTTTTCGATGGGAACCTCCTTTTTGAGACCCTTGAGTACGACGACGAGTATTGATGCAGCGAGGGACGGCTTGACACCCTTCGCTATGAGCTCTTCGAAGAGCTCGTCGCGTTCGTCATTTACAAGGGTTTCAGCAAGGCTCTTGTCGATATTGTACTCCTTTACGTAGCGTTCGGCCCTCTCCTGCGGGAGCTCTGGCAGGTTGGCGAGTATCTCCTCTTTCATATCCTCCGTGATGAGTATCGGCGGTATGTCTGTCTCGGGATACATCCTCGCCTTGCCGGGAAGCGGGCGCATGTACTGGGTGTTTCCATCGGGTAGAGCTCTTCTTGTTTCCTCCGGCACGCCGTCTATAGCCTCCCTCGCCCTCTGGAGAACCTCGCGGAGTGCTTTCTTGGCAGTTTCCTCCTCTGCGGCGACGAGGACGAAGGCGTCATCCTCGCCGAGACCGAGTTTTTCGATAACTGCATTAACCTCCAATTCTGTAATTCCATAATTCGGTAATTCATCAATGTGGAAGATACCTTTCACGTATTTCTTGGCTCTGTCAGCCATCTCAGTTCCGAGCCTCCTGCCGGGCTGAATCTCTTTCCCGATGAGCCCGCGGAACTTGGGGAGCTTAACGGCGAGGACCTTTCCACCGTTATTTATCGTGCGCGCTATTATCTTAGAGCCAGTGTTCTCGAATATCTCAGTGACGTCGTAGAATTCCTCTTTGATGTCCTCTGGCTTGACTCCGCGCCTCCTCAGCTCGTCTCGTATCTCGAGGAGCTTGAGCTGCCTTTCGATTTCTCTCTCAATGATGATTGGTATCATATCTAGCTCCTGGACCCCCTTGATCTCTACTCTGGCACCGCCCTTTATTGAAATGTTGAGATCCTGCCTGATGGTTCCAAGACCGCGCTTGACTTTCCTCGTCGCTCTCAGAGCGTCGCCTATGTATTTGGCGACCACCTTTGCCTGCTCCGGGTGGTGTATGTCCGGAGTCGTGCTTATCTCAACGAGAGGAATACCCAGCCTGTCGAGGCGGTAGATTACCTCCTTGTCTTTCCTCTCGACTATTCTACAGGCGTCCTCTTCAAGGCAAATCGTTGGGATTCCAACACTTCCCCACGGTGTGTCCACCTTTCCGTTCATGGCTATTATTGCCGTCCTCTGGAAGCCTGAGACGTTGGAGCCATCTATGACGATTTTACGCATGAAGTGAACCTCGTCAATGGGAGTGGCGTTGAGAAGGTAGGAAATCTGAAGGGCGACCTTGAGGGCTTCTTCATCCGGCATGTGTGGCGGCTCTTCGTCAATGTAAACGAGGTCTGCCAGTTCGTAACTGCCCTCGTAGATGTAAGTCCTCCCCTTCTTGAACTCCTCCAGAGCAGCCGGATCAATCTCGCCGAGCTCGCTTATAGTTGGCCTTAAACGACGCTGGAAGGTAAACTCCACCTCGTCGCTCAGCTCGCTTGGAACGGGTGAGAATAGCTTTTTGGTGTCGAGTTGCCTGTGGATTTCAAGACCGACCTTAAGACCAAGCTTCTCGTAATCGTACGCCATTGTCATCACCTCAGGAACGTGTCAAACCTCGTGTAGGGCGTTATCTCGCCCGCATAGTTCGTGAGCATCATTTCCCTGACCTCTTTTGGATCATCAGTGTGGCCAAGCACCCACATAAGCTTGACGTAAGCCGTCTCTGGAAGCATGTCTTCGCACGGAATAACGCCCGCCTTGAGGAGCCTTCTTCCAGTGGAGTAAACGTTGAGATTCACCCTGCCGTAGAGACACTGACTCGTCATGCAGACGGCAACGCCTTCCTCAGTAGCGCGTTGTATTGAGTCTATGACGTAGGTCGGCACGTGGCCGAGACCGGTTCCCTCTATGACTATGCCCTTGTACCCCTTGTCCACGAAGAAGTCTATTATCTCGGTGCTCATTCCGGGGAAGGCCTTTACCAAAGCGACCTTCTCCTCCATCTCGTCGTCGACCCAGACCTCGCTTTCAGTCCTTCTGCGGTAGTCCTTTCTGAGGAACTCAATCTCACCACCCGGCCATATTCTGGCTATCGGTATATCGTTTATGCTCCTGAAGGCGTCCCTCCTGCTGGTGTGCATCTTCCTGACCTTGGTTCCCCTGTGAGCGAGACAGTATGTGTCACTCGTCTCCCCATGCATTACAACGGCAACCTCGCCGAAATCAGCCCTTGCCATCCTGACAGAGCATATGAGGTTCATCGCCGCGTCGCTGCTCGGCCTGTCCGAGCTTCTTTGAGCGCCGACGAGTATGACCGGTTTGCCCAAGTCCCTGAGCATGAAGCTCAAAGCCGATGCGGTGTATGCCATCGTATCCGTCCCGTGGGCTATGATGACGCCGTCCTCGCCGTTGTTCAGTATGCCCGCAACTTCGTGGGCTATCCTGACCCAGTACGTCGGGCGCATGTCCTCACTGAGGATGTTCATAAGGAGCTTCGGTGTTATGTTGGCTATTTCAAAAATCTCCGGAACTGCCTTGGCAAGTTCCTCCGCAGTGAAAGCCGGATGGACGGCTCCAGTCTTGTAGTCTATCCTGCTTGCTATGGTTCCGCCCGTTCCAAGGATAGCAACGTTTGGAAGCTCTGGCCTTTTCGGAAACACTTCTTCGAACTCTACTTCCTCTCTTGGCTTCGCCTTCTCGATGATTTCAACTGAAACTATCTGATCAACGAGGATTCCAATGTTGTAGCCATTGTCAAGCTTGAGCGTAAGCGTCTCGCCGGTGGAGAGCTCGTAGGGGTTCATGACTATTCCTTCATAGATGCTCTTGTTTCCGTTATCCTTTTCGATTATTCTGACGTAATCCCCAACACTGAGGCCCTTTTCCTGCATAAACCGCTCAACTTTGCGCATAGCCTTTCCCTCCGCCTTATACTGGTGAGAGGTTAATATAAACCTTCGGGCTGGATGAATGACAAGAATCTCCCAAAAATTTAGATGAATTCTGTCATAATGACAATTACTTAGGTGCTATCTTAAATCTAGGCTCCTCTATCCACTCTGACTTGCACTTCGGACAGCGGGAGGGTATGTTTATCTCCGGCCTGAAGATAAAGCCACACTTCCTACACTCGGCGGGCTTTATGAGAAGAACCTTTCCCTCACGCTTAAGGGTCTTTTGTATGGCCTTCAGGTCTTCGAGGATTACCTTTTTCGCCCCTCTGCCGCGGAGTTCCAATGCTACTGCCAGCTCACCCGGTGAGTAATCGCGCTCCTCCAAAAGCTTTATTATGCGCTGCCTACGAGTCATCATCGCGAGATTGTCGAAAAGGTGAGATATAAAGCTTAGGGTGGGAACATGATAGTCGAGAAGGCTGAAAAGGTTCTTAAAGCACATAGCCTCTGTGACCACTGCCTCGGCAGGCTCTTTGCCCGCCTTGGAAGAAGTACTAACGAGGAACGCGGGAAGGCAATAAGGTTCGTCCTCAACATGGAGCGCTCAGCGAAAGGATTAGAGCCAATAGAAGAGGCTGAGAAGTGTGAGCTCTGCGGGAACGTTTTTGAGAGGATTCCCGAACTCATTGAACTCATGAAAAAGGTGAGCAAAGGGATAGAGTTCGACACTTTTTTAGTCGGTTCCCGCTTCTCCAAGGAGATAAAAGAGAGGGAAAAAGCCCTCTGGGAGGAGTTCGGTATAGACACTGGCGAGCCCATAAACAGAGAATTCAACCGCGAGCTTGGCAAGGCCTTTGGCCTCGCAACTGGAAAGGATACCTCAAAAACTCCGGATGTTGTTTTCATAGTCGAGCCATATTCGGGGAAGATCGAGCTTCAGATAAATCCCCTCTACATTTATGGCCGCTATAGAAAGCTTGTTAGGGGCATTCCGCAGACGCCTCTCCCGGAATTGGAGGAGAGCGTTGCGTCTATAATTTGCCGTCCATTTTCCAGGGCTGCGGGGGGGAAGTGCGTCTTTAAGGGCGCCGGCAGGGAGGATGTTGACGTTAGGATGCTCGGCAATGGCAGGCCCTTCATCCTCGAGATAAAAGGTCCAAAGAAAAGGAAGCTTGATCTCGGAGCTATAGCAAAGGAGATAAATGCGAGCGGAAAGGTGGAGGTTCTTGACCTTCGTTTTGTGACCACTAAGGAGGCTGAGGAAGTTCTCACAAAGAACCATCGGAAGGAATATCTCGCCCTGGTTCTCGTCGAAGATGGTGTAACTCCTGAGGAAGCCAGGGAAGTGGCGGGAGAGCTTAGAGGGCTTGAGATACACCAAAGAACGCCCTGGCGCGTGAGGAAGGCGAGAGCCGACAAAGTAAGGGTCAAAAGGATTCATGAAGCGGAGGCAAGATGGATAGACGAGAAGCACTTTGAGTTGAGGCTAATCACCGATGGCGGCCTCTACATCAAGGAGCTCATCTCGGGTGATAAAGGAAGAACCAAGCCTTCCGTTAGCGACCTCCTCGGGAAGCCAGCCTGGTGCGAAAGGCTGGATGTTCTGAACATCCTCGATGAGTGAAAACTTTATAAACGCTTTTCGCCGATTGGGTAACGGAGCCATAATAGGCTTAGTCCATACGCCGAAAAGGTTTGAAAGTCTGAAAAAGCCCTAATGGATGTCTATATACCCTTTGCGGGATGGGTAAAAATCTGTGAGGTGATTGATATGGTTCAGAAGGCCCACAGCTTTAGGAGGAAGACCAGGGGGAAGCTCAGCAAGAAGCCGAGGAGGAGAGGTCTCCCGCCACTCACCAGGTTCCTCCAGGAGTTTGAGGTCGGGCAGAAGGTTCACATCGTCATCGAGCCTAGCTACCACAAGGGCATGCCCGACCCAAGATTTCACGGAAGGACCGGAACCGTTGTTGGCAAGCGTGGCGATGCCTACATCGTCCAGATTAGGGACGGCGGCAAAATAAAGACCTTCTTCATCCACCCAGTCCACCTCAGGGCTCAGAAGGGATGAGCATGATAGGAAGGAAAAAGCTCGAGGAGCGTTATCTTACCATAGCGGAGACCAAAGAGCTCCTCGAGAGGCGTAAGGCCGAGGGTGTGGAGGAGAACCCGGAGGAACCGATGTTCTACGAGGCCAGAGTTAGCTTGGAACATGCCGAGCGCTTTGCCAAGCTCAAGCCTGAGCAGGCCGTTGAGCTAAAGGAGAAGCTCATAGGCCTCTTCGAGTGGCTCGACGAGAGGCTGGCAGCTAAGCTCGTTGACCTCATGCCAGAAGACTACTTCGACATCCGTGTTATCTTTACCAAGGAAGACTACATGCCTACCCGGGAAGAGGCTGAGGAGATAATAAAGCTCCTCGACGACTACAGGGAGTGACTCCTTTCTTTCCCTTTTCTCGACAAAGTATAAAAACTCCTGATGGGTATAATTTCTGGGGGAGAGAAAATGGATAGGTACCGGAGGCATTCTTACAGGGAGAGTCTCGAAAAGAAGAGGCGGAATGTTGAGTATGAGGAGTACGCCTATGTGCTGGACTATCTGCCGGAAGGATACACTGATTTGAAGACCGGCAGGAGAACCGGAAAGCCTGTGGCACAGGTAATAGGTGAAAAGGCATTCACTCTTCTCGAGGTGGCTCCAAGGGAGGATCTGATGCTGTACGAGAGGGTATTCATAGGCAAGGGGCAGAGGGATAAGATTCTCATGATCAACAAGAAGATCCATTACGATGATCTCACTGCTACCGCTAAGGCTGAACTCCCCTATGTTGTGGAAGAGATAGTCAAGAACAATGAAGAGCGTTTTGTCCAGTTCTTCAACATCGCCCCGCCGATAACCAACAGGCTCCACAGCCTCGAGCTTCTTCCGGGAATAGGCAAGAAGCACATGTGGGAAATCATAGAGGAACGTAAGAAGGAGCCCTTCAAGAGCTTTGAAGATCTGAGGCACAGAGTTAAGGGTCTTCCTGATCCAGCAAAGATGATAACCAAGCGCGTTGTTGATGAGCTTGAAGGGAAGGATCGCTACAGGCTCTTCGTTGGTTCCAGGAGGATATTCAGGGTATGAGGGAGCGCCTCTTTTCTCTCATTTCTAAATACGGATTAAGGGCAAACTCTGACCTTGGACAGAACTTTCTAATAGTAGACGATATCATCGAGAGAAACGTTGAGAGGGCTGAACTTAGCGGAAGAGATGTCGTTCTTGAAATTGGCCCCGGACTTGGTGTTCTCACGGATGCACTCAGCAAGCGTGCCGGGAAGGTTTATGCCATAGAAAAGGACCCACGTCTTGTTGAGATACTGCGAAAGGAGTACAACTGGTCCAACGTCGAGATAATAGAGGGGGACGCTCTAAAGGTTGATTTTCCAGAGTTTAACAAAATAGTCTCAAACCTGCCCTATCAAATTTCCTCCCCGATAACCTTCAGGTTCCTCGGATACGGATTCGAGAGGGCCGTTCTCATCTACCAGCTTGAGTTCGCACAGAGAATGGTGGCAAGGCCGGGCGACAGGAACTACTCTCGCCTCTCACTGATGGTTCAGGCCAAGTCCTACGTTGAACTCGTCGAGAGGATTGGACGAGGTGCGTTCTATCCCCGGCCAAAGGTTGACTCTGCAGTCATTGTCCTTGAACCCAAGCCGAAAAGTGAGGTCATAGAACTGAATGAGGATCTCGTTAGGGCTCTCTTTCAGCACAGGAGGAGTACGGTTGCTGCCGCATTGAAGAAATCCCACCACATGCTTGGTCTCAGCAAGGCTGAGTTCAAGAATGTTAAAGACGTGATTTCCTCGGCACCTTATGCAGAAAAAAGAGTCTTTCAGCTCTCCCCTGAGGAGGTTAAGGAAATAGAAGCATACCTAAAGGTTAACAACATCATCTAGTGAAATTAAGGGTAAAGAAGGTACGGAATTATCTCATTCTTCTTCCTCTTCCGGATAATCTCCAAAGAGTGTCACATAGAGCCTCCTCAACTTTTCGTAATGTCCATTTTCAATCTCCGCCAGCCAGATGAGAGTCGCCCTTACTTTTTCGTCGGTAGTTTGTTCTGCCAGATATGAATAAACATCGTGTGCAATTTTCTCTGTACCCATCAGGTATTCGAGAATGCCCCGGAGGTTTCCCTTAAACACCAGCTCTCTGAGGCGATCTTCGGACAGCTCTACCTCTAGGGCGGGGACATTAACCTTAATAACTTCCTCGCCTGGATACATAGTACGGTACAGCTTTAGCAGTGCTTCGGCGTGTTCCAAGCAGTCTTTATATATACTGAAGAAAAGCTTTGGAATCTGCTCATCCCAGTTGACCTCCTTACTCATTGTGTAGAGTCTGTAGTACATTTCAGCTTCCTTCACTTCTTGATCTATCCAATGAGCTATAAGCTCCTTGGTATCGAGCTGGGAAAGTGCTTCGAGAATTTTTTTAAACTTGATTCTCTCTCTTTCTTTTGTTTTGTAAATGGGGGTGGTCATGATCATCTCCAAATATACATTGGAAAGCAAACCGTTTATACTTTTCGATTTGATATCGATTGATTTTTAAGAGGCACAATAGACTCATCCACCATGATAGTTGCTATCATCGATGGCTATACCGATGAGCCTGCTGGATTGGGTGTTCCCCCGTACCTTGGTATATACCCGCGCTACGCATACGGTGCCATTAAAAAGGCACGTAAAGATGTTAGCATGTTCTATTTGACCATAGATGACCTTCGGGCAACGTTTGATGGTGAAAGGGGAGTTGCCACTAAAAACAAGACACCAAATTTCCCAAAAACGAAAGAGATACTCGAAAGGGCTGACGTTATAATCTACATCGGGGGTCTCCACACTCCGGGTAAGTACCTCTCAGCTGTCCCATCTCAGGTTGAAGAGGTTGCCCTGTTCCTAAAGCCCTTTAAAGGAATTAAAATACTTGGAGGACCGGCTTTCATGGGTTCTGCCCACCAGGGTGGGACAAAGATAACCTCTCGGGAGCTGATGTTTGCTCAGACGGTCTTTGACCACATCGTTTACGGGGACTTGGAGGCTTTTCTTTATGATTT of the Thermococcus onnurineus NA1 genome contains:
- the hmgA gene encoding hydroxymethylglutaryl-CoA reductase (NADPH) — its product is MNMEGLVEKVASGEIKFHQVEKYTNGDKKLATEIRRKALEKKFGISLENIGHYSIDPNQVIGRNIENMIGVVQIPMGVAGPLKINGEYAKGEFYIPLATTEGALVASVNRGCSALTAAGGVKTTIISDKMTRAPLLKCPDARKAREVAEWVKANIGYLQEKAVSKVTRHGKLRDVKPFIVGNNLYLRFEFETGDAMGMNMVTISSEEIMKVIEEEFSDVKYLALSGNLCVDKKPNAMNFINGRGKTVIAEAIIPREIVEKKLKTTPELIAEVNYRKNLVGSAQAGSYGFNAHFANIVGAIFLATGQDEAQITEGAHGITLAEVTPEGDLYISITMPSLEIGTVGGGTRVPTQREALSIMGVAGGGDPPGTNAKKFAEIIAGAVLAGELSLLAAIAAKHLAKAHKELGR
- the gatD gene encoding Glu-tRNA(Gln) amidotransferase subunit GatD gives rise to the protein MRKVERFMQEKGLSVGDYVRIIEKDNGNKSIYEGIVMNPYELSTGETLTLKLDNGYNIGILVDQIVSVEIIEKAKPREEVEFEEVFPKRPELPNVAILGTGGTIASRIDYKTGAVHPAFTAEELAKAVPEIFEIANITPKLLMNILSEDMRPTYWVRIAHEVAGILNNGEDGVIIAHGTDTMAYTASALSFMLRDLGKPVILVGAQRSSDRPSSDAAMNLICSVRMARADFGEVAVVMHGETSDTYCLAHRGTKVRKMHTSRRDAFRSINDIPIARIWPGGEIEFLRKDYRRRTESEVWVDDEMEEKVALVKAFPGMSTEIIDFFVDKGYKGIVIEGTGLGHVPTYVIDSIQRATEEGVAVCMTSQCLYGRVNLNVYSTGRRLLKAGVIPCEDMLPETAYVKLMWVLGHTDDPKEVREMMLTNYAGEITPYTRFDTFLR
- a CDS encoding tRNA pseudouridine(54/55) synthase Pus10, translated to MIVEKAEKVLKAHSLCDHCLGRLFARLGRSTNEERGKAIRFVLNMERSAKGLEPIEEAEKCELCGNVFERIPELIELMKKVSKGIEFDTFLVGSRFSKEIKEREKALWEEFGIDTGEPINREFNRELGKAFGLATGKDTSKTPDVVFIVEPYSGKIELQINPLYIYGRYRKLVRGIPQTPLPELEESVASIICRPFSRAAGGKCVFKGAGREDVDVRMLGNGRPFILEIKGPKKRKLDLGAIAKEINASGKVEVLDLRFVTTKEAEEVLTKNHRKEYLALVLVEDGVTPEEAREVAGELRGLEIHQRTPWRVRKARADKVRVKRIHEAEARWIDEKHFELRLITDGGLYIKELISGDKGRTKPSVSDLLGKPAWCERLDVLNILDE
- a CDS encoding ferritin-like domain-containing protein → MIMTTPIYKTKERERIKFKKILEALSQLDTKELIAHWIDQEVKEAEMYYRLYTMSKEVNWDEQIPKLFFSIYKDCLEHAEALLKLYRTMYPGEEVIKVNVPALEVELSEDRLRELVFKGNLRGILEYLMGTEKIAHDVYSYLAEQTTDEKVRATLIWLAEIENGHYEKLRRLYVTLFGDYPEEEEE
- a CDS encoding 50S ribosomal protein L21e, with the protein product MVQKAHSFRRKTRGKLSKKPRRRGLPPLTRFLQEFEVGQKVHIVIEPSYHKGMPDPRFHGRTGTVVGKRGDAYIVQIRDGGKIKTFFIHPVHLRAQKG
- the gatE gene encoding Glu-tRNA(Gln) amidotransferase subunit GatE, with product MTMAYDYEKLGLKVGLEIHRQLDTKKLFSPVPSELSDEVEFTFQRRLRPTISELGEIDPAALEEFKKGRTYIYEGSYELADLVYIDEEPPHMPDEEALKVALQISYLLNATPIDEVHFMRKIVIDGSNVSGFQRTAIIAMNGKVDTPWGSVGIPTICLEEDACRIVERKDKEVIYRLDRLGIPLVEISTTPDIHHPEQAKVVAKYIGDALRATRKVKRGLGTIRQDLNISIKGGARVEIKGVQELDMIPIIIEREIERQLKLLEIRDELRRRGVKPEDIKEEFYDVTEIFENTGSKIIARTINNGGKVLAVKLPKFRGLIGKEIQPGRRLGTEMADRAKKYVKGIFHIDELPNYGITELEVNAVIEKLGLGEDDAFVLVAAEEETAKKALREVLQRAREAIDGVPEETRRALPDGNTQYMRPLPGKARMYPETDIPPILITEDMKEEILANLPELPQERAERYVKEYNIDKSLAETLVNDERDELFEELIAKGVKPSLAASILVVVLKGLKKEVPIENITDEHIRDAFELYLNGKIAKEAFEEIFKELALHPEKTAQQVAEEKGLTLLSEEEVERIIDEVIQQNIEVIKAKGMGAMGMIMGRAMAKLRGRADGKLVSQLVKKKLKEVQGSAP
- a CDS encoding DUF655 domain-containing protein, whose amino-acid sequence is MDRYRRHSYRESLEKKRRNVEYEEYAYVLDYLPEGYTDLKTGRRTGKPVAQVIGEKAFTLLEVAPREDLMLYERVFIGKGQRDKILMINKKIHYDDLTATAKAELPYVVEEIVKNNEERFVQFFNIAPPITNRLHSLELLPGIGKKHMWEIIEERKKEPFKSFEDLRHRVKGLPDPAKMITKRVVDELEGKDRYRLFVGSRRIFRV
- a CDS encoding RNA polymerase Rpb4 family protein; this translates as MIGRKKLEERYLTIAETKELLERRKAEGVEENPEEPMFYEARVSLEHAERFAKLKPEQAVELKEKLIGLFEWLDERLAAKLVDLMPEDYFDIRVIFTKEDYMPTREEAEEIIKLLDDYRE
- a CDS encoding transcriptional regulator translates to MMTRRQRIIKLLEERDYSPGELAVALELRGRGAKKVILEDLKAIQKTLKREGKVLLIKPAECRKCGFIFRPEINIPSRCPKCKSEWIEEPRFKIAPK
- the rsmA gene encoding 16S rRNA (adenine(1518)-N(6)/adenine(1519)-N(6))-dimethyltransferase RsmA, yielding MRERLFSLISKYGLRANSDLGQNFLIVDDIIERNVERAELSGRDVVLEIGPGLGVLTDALSKRAGKVYAIEKDPRLVEILRKEYNWSNVEIIEGDALKVDFPEFNKIVSNLPYQISSPITFRFLGYGFERAVLIYQLEFAQRMVARPGDRNYSRLSLMVQAKSYVELVERIGRGAFYPRPKVDSAVIVLEPKPKSEVIELNEDLVRALFQHRRSTVAAALKKSHHMLGLSKAEFKNVKDVISSAPYAEKRVFQLSPEEVKEIEAYLKVNNII